From Macrobrachium rosenbergii isolate ZJJX-2024 chromosome 17, ASM4041242v1, whole genome shotgun sequence, one genomic window encodes:
- the Deaf1 gene encoding deformed epidermal autoregulatory factor 1 isoform X2, with translation MTSSSSIEEGKIISPFQIEQDWREAAQEPSLTVRCKKTTGELVKSRFGSGSRGKCILLGKEWFTPTEFEAHCGRSASKDWKRSIRFQGQSLLTLIDEGFLQVHATSCSCSICLDDDDAAGTVRLHRPFKRKRRDKIFLSTDLTGKVIKRTVSEEPGSTTPTVTLPVSELGDLTVVPGLVLSSGTSPAQGNALAAAAVSTPQSTAVSSANCSSPGTLANLPLDKAWERMNEVLVGLERSVSAARTLLEELKERTQQDAYDVRQKLLSEKEDAVTQAKLEAQFSSMAKSSEGFLVQVRDEDTGQSLQPIMLDSLISNMPSLTPAPAINGVRKKCVNCNRESELECSGCHNKAYCSDFCQRRDWINHQSECTRSSPPPEDPLNNVAQVPGYIFMLSD, from the exons ATGACTTCATCATCGTCAATAGAAGAAGGCAAAATCATTTCTCCTTTCCAAATAGAACAGGACTGGAGAGAAGCTGCCCAAGAACCATCACTCACAGTCAGGTGTAAG AAAACTACAGGTGAACTTGTCAAAAGCAGATTTGGTTCTGGGTCGCGGGGGAAATGTATCCTGCTGGGCAAGGAATGGTTCACTCCAACTGAGTTTGAAGCTCATTGTGGAAGGTCAGCTAGCAAGGACTGGAAACGGAGTATAAG gtTTCAAGGACAGAGCCTTCTAACCCTGATTGATGAGGGGTTTCTTCAGGTTCATGCAACATCTTGTTCCTGTAGTATAtgtcttgatgatgatgatgct GCTGGTACAGTACGATTACATCGACCATTCAAGCGCAAGAGACGAGACAAGATTTTTCTGAGTACTGACTTAACTGGAAAAGTTATTAAGCGCACAGTGTCAGAGGAGCCAGGATCAACAACACCAACAG taacaCTTCCAGTGTCAGAATTAGGGGATCTGACAGTAGTTCCTGGTTTAGTGCTCAGCAGTGGAACATCCCCAGCACAAGGCAATGCCCTAGCAGCAGCTGCCGTTTCTACGCCTCAGTCTACAGCTGTTTCTTCTGCTAATTGCAGTTCTCCAGGCACTCTTGCTAACCTTCCTTTAGATAAGGCATGGGAACGCATGAACGAG GTACTGGTTGGATTGGAGAGAAGTGTATCTGCCGCAAGAACTTTACTAGAAGAGCTTAAAGAAAGAACTCAGCAAGATGCCTATGACGTAAGACAAAAACTGCTCAGTGAGAAGGAAGATGCAGTCACTCAAGCCAAGCTTGAAGCTCAGTTCTCCAGTATGGCTAA gtcttCAGAAGGATTTTTGGTTCAAGTAAGAGATGAGGACACTGGCCAGTCCCTCCAACCCATCATGTTAGACTCCTTAATTTCTAACATGCCATCCCTAACTCCAGCACCTGCCATCAATGGAGTACGTAAAAAG TGCGTCAACTGTAACCGTGAAAGTGAACTGGAGTGCTCAGGTTGCCACAACAAAGCCTACTGTAGTGATTTCTGCCAGAGACGTGACTGGATCAACCACCAGAGTGAATGTACAAGATCTAGTCCTCCTCCAGAAGACCCACTTAATAATGTAGCTCAAGTTCCTGGATACATATTTATGCTTTCCGATTAA
- the Deaf1 gene encoding deformed epidermal autoregulatory factor 1 isoform X1: MKVPVSNQIEEIPIRTKEVANSSCTSSISSSSVTTSMTSSSSIEEGKIISPFQIEQDWREAAQEPSLTVRCKKTTGELVKSRFGSGSRGKCILLGKEWFTPTEFEAHCGRSASKDWKRSIRFQGQSLLTLIDEGFLQVHATSCSCSICLDDDDAAGTVRLHRPFKRKRRDKIFLSTDLTGKVIKRTVSEEPGSTTPTVTLPVSELGDLTVVPGLVLSSGTSPAQGNALAAAAVSTPQSTAVSSANCSSPGTLANLPLDKAWERMNEVLVGLERSVSAARTLLEELKERTQQDAYDVRQKLLSEKEDAVTQAKLEAQFSSMAKSSEGFLVQVRDEDTGQSLQPIMLDSLISNMPSLTPAPAINGVRKKCVNCNRESELECSGCHNKAYCSDFCQRRDWINHQSECTRSSPPPEDPLNNVAQVPGYIFMLSD, encoded by the exons ATGAAAGTTCCTGTCAGCAATCAGATAGAAGAAATTCCTATTCGGACGAAAGAA GTAGCTAATTCATCATGTACGTCTAGCATCAGCAGTAGTTCGGTGACAACTTCCATGACTTCATCATCGTCAATAGAAGAAGGCAAAATCATTTCTCCTTTCCAAATAGAACAGGACTGGAGAGAAGCTGCCCAAGAACCATCACTCACAGTCAGGTGTAAG AAAACTACAGGTGAACTTGTCAAAAGCAGATTTGGTTCTGGGTCGCGGGGGAAATGTATCCTGCTGGGCAAGGAATGGTTCACTCCAACTGAGTTTGAAGCTCATTGTGGAAGGTCAGCTAGCAAGGACTGGAAACGGAGTATAAG gtTTCAAGGACAGAGCCTTCTAACCCTGATTGATGAGGGGTTTCTTCAGGTTCATGCAACATCTTGTTCCTGTAGTATAtgtcttgatgatgatgatgct GCTGGTACAGTACGATTACATCGACCATTCAAGCGCAAGAGACGAGACAAGATTTTTCTGAGTACTGACTTAACTGGAAAAGTTATTAAGCGCACAGTGTCAGAGGAGCCAGGATCAACAACACCAACAG taacaCTTCCAGTGTCAGAATTAGGGGATCTGACAGTAGTTCCTGGTTTAGTGCTCAGCAGTGGAACATCCCCAGCACAAGGCAATGCCCTAGCAGCAGCTGCCGTTTCTACGCCTCAGTCTACAGCTGTTTCTTCTGCTAATTGCAGTTCTCCAGGCACTCTTGCTAACCTTCCTTTAGATAAGGCATGGGAACGCATGAACGAG GTACTGGTTGGATTGGAGAGAAGTGTATCTGCCGCAAGAACTTTACTAGAAGAGCTTAAAGAAAGAACTCAGCAAGATGCCTATGACGTAAGACAAAAACTGCTCAGTGAGAAGGAAGATGCAGTCACTCAAGCCAAGCTTGAAGCTCAGTTCTCCAGTATGGCTAA gtcttCAGAAGGATTTTTGGTTCAAGTAAGAGATGAGGACACTGGCCAGTCCCTCCAACCCATCATGTTAGACTCCTTAATTTCTAACATGCCATCCCTAACTCCAGCACCTGCCATCAATGGAGTACGTAAAAAG TGCGTCAACTGTAACCGTGAAAGTGAACTGGAGTGCTCAGGTTGCCACAACAAAGCCTACTGTAGTGATTTCTGCCAGAGACGTGACTGGATCAACCACCAGAGTGAATGTACAAGATCTAGTCCTCCTCCAGAAGACCCACTTAATAATGTAGCTCAAGTTCCTGGATACATATTTATGCTTTCCGATTAA